Proteins encoded within one genomic window of Citrobacter amalonaticus Y19:
- a CDS encoding lipopolysaccharide biosynthesis protein, protein MLNNSLLKNILIYGGVTGASRMLPILLLPFYLSAMPIEDYGRIEVLVALFNFIIILGSLQLETAIQRYMYKVEDKLNYTYTILIATFSFSIIIFFLTAILSKKISFSLFDSDIESTNIRIIALSCVFYNLSSILMIYFRYSEQEKVFYIITLSQVLVTSIVTYLLVVVEKLANFGYVVGIFSGWLVVFLLSVASILWSKRKCIREIKPDFSILKLSINFALPQIPARIGSFFIQFGNRFIVLSYFGSATVALLGLSVKFAAPFQLLYIAFTMAWNPYLYKNEANDSLESKINKILKLLLSFVLLSAAALHYGSYWILDKYFQSDYKEVKSLIFIAILPSGLLITKDILETGVRLSGKTKYISHAYFLSVAVTISLMLFSKSINNVLESTVVGTIVLLLATYYFSEKAYHFKYSRCVLYTLCALLIIILGNMII, encoded by the coding sequence ATGTTAAATAATAGTCTCTTAAAAAACATACTAATTTATGGTGGAGTTACAGGTGCATCGCGGATGCTCCCTATATTACTGTTGCCATTTTATCTTTCTGCTATGCCCATAGAGGATTATGGGCGTATAGAGGTACTTGTCGCATTATTTAATTTTATAATTATACTCGGTTCATTACAGCTTGAAACAGCAATTCAGCGGTACATGTATAAAGTAGAAGATAAATTAAACTATACATACACCATACTAATCGCAACATTTTCTTTTTCTATCATTATATTTTTTTTAACGGCGATTTTGTCAAAGAAAATATCATTTTCATTGTTTGACTCAGACATCGAGTCCACAAATATAAGAATCATAGCTTTGAGTTGTGTCTTCTATAATTTGTCCTCGATTTTAATGATCTATTTCAGATATTCTGAACAGGAAAAAGTATTTTATATAATTACATTATCACAAGTGCTTGTAACATCAATTGTTACTTATCTGTTGGTCGTTGTTGAGAAGTTGGCAAATTTTGGCTATGTTGTAGGAATATTTTCCGGCTGGTTGGTGGTGTTTTTATTAAGTGTGGCCTCCATTCTATGGAGTAAAAGAAAATGCATCAGGGAAATCAAACCAGATTTTTCCATATTAAAATTATCAATAAATTTCGCATTACCACAAATTCCAGCTAGAATTGGTAGTTTCTTCATTCAATTTGGAAACAGATTTATAGTTTTATCATATTTTGGTTCCGCAACAGTTGCACTGCTTGGACTTTCAGTCAAATTTGCCGCTCCATTTCAGTTATTATATATCGCTTTTACAATGGCCTGGAATCCTTATTTGTATAAAAATGAAGCAAATGATAGTTTAGAATCTAAGATTAACAAAATTTTAAAATTGCTATTATCGTTTGTGCTGCTTAGCGCCGCAGCACTTCATTATGGTAGTTATTGGATACTAGATAAATATTTTCAAAGTGATTATAAAGAGGTGAAATCATTAATATTTATCGCCATACTCCCATCTGGATTATTAATTACAAAAGATATATTAGAAACCGGAGTAAGATTATCGGGGAAAACAAAATACATATCACATGCCTATTTCTTATCAGTAGCCGTGACTATTTCACTGATGTTGTTTTCCAAAAGCATAAACAATGTTCTTGAGTCTACGGTAGTTGGGACAATAGTATTATTACTTGCAACATATTATTTTTCTGAAAAAGCGTATCATTTTAAATATTCCAGATGTGTTTTATATACCCTGTGCGCATTACTAATAATAATTCTTGGTAATATGATAATTTAA
- a CDS encoding SDR family oxidoreductase produces MKFKKIEDILSSKPESWLITGVAGFIGSNLLETLLKLNQKVIGLDNFATGHQENLDEVRNSVSTEQWSAFTFVEGDIRDPETCVEVVKGVDHVLHQAALGSVPRSIKDPITTNNTNISGFINMLVAAKDANVRSFTYAASSSTYGDHPALPKVEENIGNPLSPYAVTKYVNELYAQVFAKTYGFKSIGLRYFNVFGKRQDPNGAYAAVIPKWTAAMINDEPLFINGDGETSRDFCFIKNVVQMNILAAQSDASARDQVYNVAVGDRTTLNQLFKALKDTLKDNNVIYEKNPVYQDFRAGDVRHSQANIDKAKRLLGYVPTHDILDGIRESMPWYISTLDVK; encoded by the coding sequence GTGAAATTTAAGAAAATTGAAGATATCTTGTCTTCTAAACCTGAAAGCTGGTTGATTACAGGTGTTGCAGGATTTATAGGTTCAAATTTATTAGAAACCTTATTAAAACTCAATCAAAAAGTAATTGGCTTAGATAATTTTGCAACTGGACATCAAGAAAATCTTGATGAGGTCAGAAACTCGGTTTCAACCGAGCAATGGTCTGCTTTTACTTTTGTTGAAGGAGATATACGCGATCCAGAAACGTGTGTGGAAGTTGTTAAAGGAGTAGACCACGTTCTTCATCAGGCTGCATTAGGTTCTGTACCTCGTTCAATTAAAGACCCAATCACTACAAATAATACAAATATATCGGGCTTTATTAATATGTTAGTTGCAGCTAAAGATGCCAATGTCAGAAGCTTCACGTATGCTGCAAGTAGCTCTACTTATGGAGATCACCCCGCATTACCTAAAGTTGAAGAGAATATAGGCAATCCGTTATCTCCATACGCAGTGACAAAGTATGTAAATGAACTATATGCGCAAGTATTTGCGAAAACCTATGGATTCAAATCTATTGGGTTAAGATATTTCAATGTATTCGGGAAACGTCAAGATCCTAATGGGGCATATGCTGCAGTGATACCTAAGTGGACTGCTGCAATGATCAATGACGAACCACTATTTATCAATGGTGATGGCGAAACAAGTCGAGACTTTTGCTTTATTAAGAATGTTGTGCAAATGAATATTCTTGCGGCACAGTCTGATGCGTCTGCAAGAGATCAGGTTTATAACGTTGCAGTTGGCGATCGTACGACGCTTAATCAACTGTTTAAAGCACTTAAAGATACGTTGAAAGATAATAATGTTATTTATGAAAAGAATCCAGTCTATCAGGACTTTAGAGCTGGGGACGTTCGCCACTCTCAAGCTAACATAGACAAAGCAAAGCGCTTATTAGGGTATGTCCCAACACATGATATCTTAGATGGTATTAGAGAATCTATGCCCTGGTATATAAGCACATTAGATGTTAAATAA
- the tviB gene encoding Vi polysaccharide biosynthesis UDP-N-acetylglucosamine C-6 dehydrogenase TviB: protein MSFNLENYKIGIIGLGYVGLPLAVEFGKKIKTLGFDINEKRIKELSAGNDFTLECTSDELTQAHSLQYSCDHKELATCNVFIVTVPTPIDEYKQPDLTPLVKASETLGKIIKKDDIVIYESTVYPGATEEVCIPVIEKISGLTFNTDFFAGYSPERINPGDKEHRVTTIKKVTSGSTPEIAEVVDKLYGTIITAGTHKASSIRVAEAAKVIENTQRDLNIALINELAMIFNKLGIDTEEVLKAAGTKWNFLPFRPGLVGGHCIGVDPYYLTHKAQAIGYHPEVILAGRRINDGMSRYVASQLIKAMLKKKLQIEGANVLIMGLTFKENCPDLRNTKVVDIFSELKEYNVAVDIYDPWVNVEEAYHEYGINVLNTLSDKKYDGVIFAVAHSQFKNMSKEDVKGLIRDDGVVYDLKYIIDPNLVDIRL, encoded by the coding sequence ATGAGCTTTAATCTTGAAAATTATAAAATAGGAATTATTGGGCTGGGTTATGTTGGTTTACCTTTAGCTGTTGAATTTGGCAAAAAAATAAAGACGCTTGGTTTTGATATCAATGAGAAACGAATTAAAGAATTGTCTGCTGGTAATGACTTTACGTTAGAATGTACTTCTGACGAACTGACACAAGCGCACTCTCTTCAATATTCATGCGATCATAAAGAATTAGCAACATGCAATGTATTCATCGTAACGGTACCAACGCCAATTGATGAATATAAACAACCTGATTTAACACCTCTCGTTAAAGCCTCGGAAACACTCGGAAAAATTATTAAAAAAGATGACATTGTCATCTACGAATCAACCGTCTATCCAGGTGCAACAGAAGAAGTATGTATCCCTGTTATTGAGAAGATCTCTGGCCTGACATTTAATACGGACTTCTTTGCCGGTTACAGTCCGGAGCGCATCAACCCTGGTGACAAAGAACACCGCGTGACAACGATCAAAAAAGTAACCTCGGGTTCAACACCTGAAATCGCTGAGGTTGTCGATAAGTTATATGGAACCATCATCACAGCAGGAACCCATAAAGCATCTTCGATACGTGTGGCCGAAGCGGCAAAAGTGATTGAGAACACTCAGCGCGATCTGAATATTGCACTGATTAACGAACTTGCAATGATTTTTAATAAGCTAGGTATTGATACAGAAGAAGTATTAAAGGCCGCAGGTACTAAATGGAACTTCTTACCATTTCGACCAGGCTTAGTTGGGGGACATTGCATTGGTGTTGATCCTTACTATTTAACTCATAAAGCACAAGCGATAGGTTATCATCCAGAAGTCATCCTGGCTGGTCGCAGAATAAATGATGGCATGAGTCGGTATGTAGCATCGCAACTTATTAAAGCAATGCTTAAGAAAAAATTACAGATTGAAGGTGCTAATGTCCTCATTATGGGACTAACCTTTAAAGAAAATTGCCCAGATCTTCGTAATACAAAAGTTGTCGATATCTTCTCCGAGTTGAAAGAATATAATGTGGCCGTTGATATATATGATCCATGGGTAAATGTCGAAGAAGCCTACCATGAGTATGGAATTAACGTATTAAACACATTGTCTGATAAGAAGTATGACGGCGTAATCTTTGCTGTTGCACACTCTCAATTTAAAAACATGAGTAAAGAAGACGTTAAAGGGCTAATCAGAGATGATGGCGTTGTTTATGATTTGAAATATATCATCGATCCTAACCTGGTAGATATTCGTCTTTAA
- the galF gene encoding UTP--glucose-1-phosphate uridylyltransferase GalF encodes MSNLKAVIPVAGLGMHMLPATKAIPKEMLPIVDKPMIQYIVDEIVAAGIKEILLVTHASKNAVENHFDTSYELESLLEQRVKRQLLAEVQSICPPGVTIMNVRQAQPLGLGHSILCARPAIGDNPFVVVLPDIVIDSASADPLRYNLAAMVARFEETGRSQVLAKRMAGDLSEYSVIQTKDPLDNEGKVSRIVEFIEKPDQPQTLDSDLMAVGRYVLSADIWAELERTEPGAWGRIQLTDAIAELAKKQSVDAMLMTGDSYDCGKKLGYMQAFVKYGLRNLKEGPKFRKGIEKLLSE; translated from the coding sequence ATGAGTAATTTGAAAGCAGTTATACCGGTAGCGGGTCTGGGTATGCACATGTTGCCTGCCACCAAGGCGATTCCCAAAGAGATGCTACCGATCGTCGACAAGCCAATGATTCAATATATCGTCGACGAAATTGTAGCTGCAGGTATTAAAGAGATTCTTCTGGTCACTCACGCATCTAAAAACGCCGTTGAGAACCATTTCGACACCTCCTATGAACTAGAGTCACTCCTTGAGCAGCGCGTGAAGCGCCAGTTGCTGGCGGAAGTGCAGTCCATTTGTCCTCCGGGTGTCACCATCATGAACGTGCGCCAGGCGCAGCCACTGGGGTTGGGCCACTCCATTCTTTGCGCGCGTCCGGCAATTGGTGATAACCCTTTTGTGGTCGTATTGCCTGACATCGTCATTGACAGCGCCAGTGCCGATCCACTGCGTTATAACCTTGCCGCGATGGTGGCGCGCTTTGAAGAAACAGGGCGTAGCCAGGTGCTGGCGAAACGTATGGCGGGCGACCTTTCCGAGTACTCCGTCATCCAGACGAAAGATCCGCTGGATAACGAAGGTAAGGTAAGCCGTATCGTCGAGTTTATTGAGAAACCGGATCAGCCGCAGACGCTGGATTCCGATCTCATGGCGGTAGGGCGTTATGTCCTATCAGCGGATATCTGGGCCGAACTGGAAAGAACTGAACCGGGGGCCTGGGGTCGTATCCAGCTAACTGATGCGATTGCAGAACTGGCGAAAAAACAGTCTGTTGACGCCATGCTGATGACCGGCGACAGCTACGACTGCGGTAAAAAATTGGGCTACATGCAAGCGTTTGTGAAGTATGGGCTACGTAACCTGAAAGAAGGGCCGAAGTTCCGCAAGGGCATTGAGAAGCTGCTTAGCGAGTAA
- the wcaM gene encoding colanic acid biosynthesis protein WcaM has protein sequence MPEKTLSRRTFLTASSALAVLPALHSPFARAVASRKTVNIQDYDAKDWIASFKQAFSDAEIVVVPTGLVCENINTGIFIPPGKTLHVLGRLSGNGRGRVVLQDACQVTGEKGGSLHNITLDVRGSDCAITGLTMSGFGPVTQIYIGGKKPRVMRNLVIENLTVTQANYAILRQGFHNQVDGARITHCRFSDLQGDAIEWNVAINDSNILISDHVIERINCTNGKINWGIGIGLAGSTYDNTYPEQQTVKNFVVANITGSDCRQLVHVENGKHFVIRNVKAKNITPDFSKKAGIDNATVAIYGCDNFVIDNIDMVNSAGMLIGYGVVKGKYLSIPQNFKLNNITLDNTQLEYTLRGIQISSGNATSFVALTNIEMKRATLELHNQPQHLFLRNIKVMQESVTGPALKMHFDLRKDVRGKFTAKDDTLLSLANVHAVNEKGQSSVDIDRINHHVVNVEAINFRLPEGRG, from the coding sequence ATGCCAGAGAAAACACTCTCCCGACGTACCTTCCTGACGGCAAGCTCCGCGCTTGCCGTACTTCCCGCCCTCCATTCTCCCTTTGCCCGCGCCGTTGCGTCCCGTAAAACCGTCAATATCCAGGATTACGATGCGAAAGACTGGATTGCCTCGTTTAAACAGGCCTTCAGCGACGCAGAGATCGTCGTGGTGCCGACGGGACTGGTGTGTGAGAACATCAATACCGGTATTTTTATCCCGCCGGGAAAAACGCTGCATGTGCTGGGCCGTCTGAGCGGCAACGGTCGCGGTCGCGTTGTGCTCCAGGATGCCTGTCAGGTGACAGGCGAGAAGGGCGGTAGCCTGCACAATATCACGCTGGATGTCCGCGGTTCCGACTGCGCGATAACGGGGCTTACGATGAGCGGTTTCGGGCCGGTGACACAAATTTATATCGGCGGGAAAAAGCCGCGCGTGATGCGCAATCTGGTCATCGAGAATCTCACGGTGACTCAGGCCAACTACGCGATACTGCGCCAGGGATTCCACAATCAGGTGGACGGCGCGCGCATTACTCACTGTCGCTTCAGTGACTTGCAGGGTGACGCCATCGAATGGAACGTCGCGATTAACGACAGCAATATCCTGATTTCCGACCACGTCATTGAACGGATTAACTGTACCAACGGCAAGATTAACTGGGGGATTGGCATTGGGCTCGCGGGGAGCACCTACGACAATACCTATCCCGAGCAGCAAACGGTCAAAAACTTTGTGGTTGCTAACATTACCGGGTCAGATTGTCGGCAGTTGGTGCATGTCGAAAACGGAAAACACTTTGTTATTCGCAATGTTAAAGCGAAGAACATCACCCCGGATTTCAGTAAGAAGGCGGGCATCGACAATGCGACGGTCGCTATTTACGGCTGTGATAATTTCGTGATTGATAATATCGACATGGTCAACAGTGCCGGGATGCTCATTGGTTACGGTGTCGTCAAAGGAAAATATCTGTCTATCCCGCAAAATTTCAAACTCAATAATATCACGCTGGATAACACGCAGCTTGAATACACATTGCGCGGCATTCAAATTTCGTCGGGTAATGCGACCTCTTTCGTCGCACTGACCAACATTGAGATGAAGCGGGCGACGCTGGAGTTGCACAATCAGCCCCAGCATCTCTTTTTACGTAATATCAAGGTGATGCAGGAATCAGTAACCGGTCCAGCGCTGAAAATGCACTTTGACCTGCGTAAAGATGTGCGCGGTAAGTTCACGGCGAAAGACGACACGCTGCTGTCGCTGGCAAACGTACACGCGGTGAATGAGAAAGGGCAAAGCTCGGTGGACATTGACCGGATAAACCATCATGTGGTGAATGTTGAAGCAATCAACTTCCGGTTACCGGAGGGGAGGGGGTGA
- the wcaL gene encoding colanic acid biosynthesis glycosyltransferase WcaL → MKVSFFLLKFPLSSETFVLNQITAFIDMGFDVEIVALQKGDTQNTHAAWEKYGLATRTRWLQDEPQGRLAKLRSRAIKTLPGLRRAATWKSLNFTRYGDESRNLILSSICAQVSKPLRADVFIAHFGPAGVTAAKLRELGVIEGKIATIFHGIDISSRDVLNHYTPEYQQLFRRGDLMLPISDLWAGRLRSMGCPPEKIAVSRMGVDMTRFTHRPVKTPGTPLEIISVARLTEKKGLHVAIEACRQLKEQGVAFRYRILGMGPWERRLRTLIEQYQLDDVIDMPGFKPSHEVKTMLDNADVFLLPSITGADGDMEGIPVALMEAMAVGIPVVSTVHSGIPELVDAGKSGWLVPENDASALAQQLVSFSQIDHHTLEPVIQRAREKVEHDFNQQVINRQLASLLQTM, encoded by the coding sequence ATGAAGGTCAGCTTCTTTTTACTGAAATTCCCGCTGTCGTCGGAAACCTTCGTCCTCAATCAGATTACCGCGTTTATCGATATGGGCTTTGACGTTGAGATTGTCGCCTTGCAGAAAGGCGATACGCAAAATACGCACGCGGCCTGGGAAAAATATGGCCTGGCGACCAGAACGCGCTGGTTGCAGGATGAGCCGCAGGGACGTCTGGCAAAGCTGCGCTCCCGGGCTATAAAAACGCTGCCGGGACTGCGCCGGGCGGCGACCTGGAAATCACTCAATTTCACCCGCTACGGCGATGAATCACGCAATCTGATCCTTTCGTCGATTTGTGCGCAGGTAAGTAAACCGCTGCGTGCGGATGTCTTTATCGCTCATTTTGGTCCGGCGGGCGTGACGGCGGCAAAGTTGCGTGAGCTGGGAGTCATTGAGGGCAAGATTGCGACGATTTTCCACGGTATCGATATTTCCAGTCGGGACGTCCTTAATCATTACACGCCCGAATACCAGCAACTGTTCCGCCGTGGCGACCTGATGCTGCCGATTAGCGATCTCTGGGCCGGAAGGCTGAGAAGCATGGGCTGTCCTCCCGAGAAGATTGCCGTTTCGCGAATGGGCGTGGACATGACGCGCTTTACGCACCGGCCAGTGAAAACACCCGGTACGCCGCTGGAGATTATCTCTGTTGCGCGACTGACTGAGAAAAAAGGGCTGCATGTGGCGATAGAGGCCTGCCGTCAGTTGAAGGAGCAGGGCGTGGCGTTTCGCTATCGCATTCTGGGCATGGGGCCCTGGGAGCGGAGATTACGTACGCTGATTGAGCAGTATCAACTCGATGATGTGATTGATATGCCGGGCTTTAAGCCCAGCCATGAAGTGAAAACGATGCTGGATAACGCGGATGTCTTTCTTCTGCCGTCGATTACCGGTGCGGATGGCGACATGGAAGGGATCCCGGTGGCACTGATGGAAGCGATGGCGGTGGGGATCCCGGTGGTCTCAACCGTTCACAGTGGGATCCCGGAACTGGTGGATGCCGGAAAATCCGGCTGGCTGGTGCCGGAAAACGATGCCAGTGCGCTGGCGCAACAGCTCGTCTCGTTCAGCCAAATTGACCACCACACGCTGGAACCTGTTATTCAGCGTGCGCGTGAAAAAGTTGAACATGATTTTAATCAGCAGGTGATTAACCGTCAGTTGGCCAGCCTGCTGCAAACGATGTAA
- the wcaK gene encoding colanic acid biosynthesis pyruvyl transferase WcaK, with amino-acid sequence MKLLILGNHTCGNRGDSAILRGLLDAINRLEPDAEVDVMSRYPVSSSWLLNRPVMGDPLFLQMKQHNSAAGVVGRVKKVLRRRYQHQVLLSRVTDTGKLRNIAIAQGFTDFVRLLSGYDAIIQVGGSFFVDLYGVPQFEHALCTFMAKKPLYMIGHSVGPFQDPQFNQLANYVFGHCDALFLRESVSLDLMKRSEITTEKVEHGVDTAWLVDHHEADFEPGYAVRHWLDVATQQKTVAITLRELAPFDKRLGTTQEAYEKAFAGVVNRILDEGYQVIALSTCTGIDSYNKDDRMVALNLRQHVSDPARYHVVMDELNDLEMGKILGACDLTVGTRLHSAIISMNFATPAIAINYEHKSAGIMQQLGMPEMAIDIRHLLDGSLQAMVADTLGQLPQINERLAQAVRREREQGYRMVESVLTRIGEGK; translated from the coding sequence ATGAAATTACTGATTCTGGGCAACCATACCTGCGGCAACCGTGGCGATAGCGCGATTCTACGCGGCCTGCTGGACGCCATTAACCGCCTCGAACCGGACGCGGAAGTGGATGTCATGAGCCGCTACCCGGTGAGTTCTTCCTGGCTTTTGAATCGTCCGGTGATGGGCGATCCGCTCTTTTTACAGATGAAACAGCACAACAGCGCGGCAGGCGTGGTGGGGCGGGTGAAAAAAGTCCTCCGCCGTCGCTACCAGCATCAGGTACTGCTTTCCCGTGTTACCGATACCGGCAAGCTGCGAAATATCGCGATTGCTCAGGGCTTTACCGACTTCGTGCGTCTGCTCTCGGGCTATGACGCCATCATTCAGGTGGGCGGTTCGTTCTTCGTCGATCTGTACGGTGTTCCGCAATTTGAACACGCGCTGTGTACCTTTATGGCGAAAAAACCGCTGTACATGATAGGCCACAGCGTGGGGCCGTTCCAGGATCCGCAATTTAATCAACTGGCTAACTATGTTTTCGGTCACTGTGATGCGCTGTTCCTGCGTGAGTCCGTCAGTCTGGATCTCATGAAACGCAGTGAAATCACCACCGAAAAAGTTGAACACGGCGTGGATACCGCGTGGCTGGTGGATCATCACGAGGCGGACTTTGAACCAGGGTATGCGGTACGACACTGGCTGGATGTGGCGACGCAGCAGAAAACGGTGGCGATTACCCTGCGCGAACTGGCGCCGTTTGATAAACGGCTGGGCACCACGCAGGAGGCTTATGAGAAGGCTTTCGCCGGCGTGGTAAACCGCATTCTGGACGAGGGGTATCAGGTTATCGCGCTGTCCACCTGTACTGGCATCGACAGCTATAACAAAGATGACCGCATGGTGGCGCTGAATCTGCGCCAGCACGTCAGCGATCCGGCGCGCTACCACGTGGTGATGGATGAACTGAACGACCTGGAGATGGGCAAGATCCTCGGCGCCTGCGACCTGACGGTCGGTACGCGTCTGCATTCCGCGATTATCTCGATGAACTTCGCAACGCCTGCCATCGCCATTAATTACGAACACAAATCGGCGGGCATCATGCAGCAACTGGGGATGCCGGAGATGGCGATAGATATCCGTCATCTGCTGGATGGCAGTCTGCAAGCGATGGTGGCGGATACGCTGGGACAACTACCGCAGATTAATGAGCGTCTTGCGCAGGCGGTGCGGCGCGAACGCGAGCAGGGATACCGCATGGTGGAATCGGTGTTAACACGCATCGGGGAGGGGAAATGA
- the wzxC gene encoding colanic acid undecaprenyl disphosphate flippase WzxC: MSLREKTISGAKWSAIATVIIISLGLIQMTVLARIVDNHQFGLLTVSLVIIALADTLSDFGIANSIIQRKEISHLELTTLYWLNVGLGIVVCVAVFLLSDVIGNVLHNPDLAPLIKTLSLAFVVIPHGQQFRALMQKELEFNKIGMIETSAVLAGFTFTVVSAHFWPLAMTAILGYLVNSAVRTLLFGYFGRKIYRPGLHFSLASVSSNLRFGAWLTADSIINYVNTNLSTLVLARILGAGVAGGYNLAYNVAVVPPMKLNPIITRVLFPAFAKIQDDTQKLRVNFYKLLSVVGIINFPALLGLMVVANHVVPLVFGEKWNSIIPVLQLLCVVGLLRSVGNPIGSLLMAKARVDISFKFNVFKTFLFIPAIIVGGQMAGAIGVTLGFLLVQIINTVLSYFVMIKPVLGSSYRQYILSLWLPFYLSLPTLAVSYGLGIALQGHLSLSVLLATQIIAGVLAFAVMIVLSRHPLVVEMKRQFCRSEKMKTLLRAG; the protein is encoded by the coding sequence ATGAGCTTACGTGAAAAAACCATCAGCGGCGCGAAATGGTCGGCTATCGCCACGGTGATCATCATCAGTCTGGGGCTTATCCAGATGACGGTGCTGGCGCGGATCGTCGATAACCACCAGTTCGGCCTGCTGACCGTATCGCTGGTGATCATTGCGCTGGCCGATACACTGTCTGACTTCGGTATTGCCAACTCGATTATTCAACGCAAGGAGATAAGCCACCTTGAGCTGACCACGCTGTACTGGCTGAACGTTGGGCTGGGAATCGTCGTCTGTGTGGCAGTCTTCCTGCTTAGCGATGTCATTGGCAATGTGCTGCATAACCCGGATCTGGCGCCGTTGATTAAAACGCTGTCGCTGGCGTTCGTGGTGATCCCACACGGACAACAGTTTCGCGCCCTGATGCAGAAAGAACTGGAGTTCAACAAGATTGGGATGATTGAAACCAGCGCCGTGCTGGCGGGCTTTACCTTTACCGTCGTTAGCGCGCATTTCTGGCCGCTGGCGATGACCGCCATTCTCGGCTACCTGGTCAACAGCGCGGTGCGCACGCTGCTGTTTGGCTACTTTGGTCGCAAGATCTACCGTCCGGGCCTGCACTTTTCGCTGGCGTCCGTTTCCTCGAATTTGCGCTTTGGCGCGTGGCTGACGGCGGACAGCATCATCAACTATGTCAATACCAACCTTTCCACGCTGGTGCTGGCGCGCATTCTCGGCGCTGGCGTCGCCGGGGGCTATAACCTGGCGTACAACGTGGCGGTGGTGCCGCCGATGAAGCTTAACCCGATCATCACCCGCGTGCTGTTCCCGGCATTTGCCAAAATTCAGGACGACACGCAGAAGCTGCGCGTGAACTTTTACAAGCTGCTTTCCGTGGTGGGGATCATTAACTTTCCGGCGCTGCTTGGCCTGATGGTGGTTGCCAATCATGTTGTGCCGCTGGTCTTTGGCGAGAAGTGGAACAGCATCATCCCCGTGCTGCAACTGCTGTGCGTGGTGGGACTGCTGCGCTCGGTCGGTAATCCGATTGGCTCGCTGTTGATGGCAAAAGCGCGCGTGGACATCAGCTTTAAATTTAATGTGTTTAAAACGTTCCTGTTCATCCCGGCGATTATTGTCGGCGGGCAGATGGCAGGCGCGATCGGCGTGACGCTGGGCTTCCTGCTGGTGCAAATCATCAACACCGTTCTGAGCTATTTCGTGATGATTAAACCGGTGCTGGGTTCCAGCTATCGTCAGTACATTCTGAGCCTGTGGCTGCCGTTCTATCTCTCACTGCCAACGCTGGCGGTGAGTTATGGGCTGGGCATTGCGTTGCAGGGGCATCTGTCGCTGAGCGTGCTGTTGGCGACACAGATTATCGCCGGTGTGCTGGCGTTCGCGGTAATGATCGTGCTCTCGCGCCACCCGCTGGTGGTGGAGATGAAGCGCCAGTTTTGTCGCAGCGAAAAAATGAAAACCCTGCTTCGCGCAGGTTGA